The Deltaproteobacteria bacterium DNA segment GTTATTTGAGTTCGACCGTACCGCCCGCCTCTTCGATCTTCTTCTTCATCTCTTCCGCCTGGGCTTTGCTGACGCCCTCTTTCACGGGCTTCGGCGCGCCGTCAACGAGGTCTTTGGCTTCCTTGAGGCCCAGGCTGGTGAGCTCACGGATGACCTTGATCACCTGGATCTTCTTGTCGCCGGCGCCTGAAAGCACCACCGTGAACTCGTCCTTCTCCGGCGCCTCCGCCGCGGCGGCACCGCCGCCCGCGGCTGCCGGGCCGGCGGCCACCACGGCCGCAGCGGCGGCCTCGATGCCGTAGTTGACCTTCAGGTAGTCGCCCAGCTCTTGCGCCTTAAGCAGCGTCAGGGCGACGATCTTGTCGCCGATCTCTTTGACCTCGCTGGACCATTCGTGTGCTTCGGACATGTTCTCCTCCGTCTCTTTGTGGCTCGTCGCTCTTTACTCAGCCGCCGGCGCAGCAGCGCCGGCTTCTGCTTGTTTCTGTTTGACTAAGGCTTCGATCGCGCCGGCGATGCGGCTCGCCGGCTGTTTCATCGCCGCGACCACGCGGGCACCCGGCGCCTTGGCCATCGCCACCACGCGCGCGCGCAGGGCCTCGATCGAGGGCATCGTGGCCAGGGCTTTTACTTGCGCCGCGACCATGGGCTGCCCTTCTAAGGCGCCGCCTTTGATCGCAAGCGCAGCGTTGGACTCCTCGACGAACTTCACCAGCGCCTTGGTCACCGCCACCGGATCGCTGTAGCCGAACACCAAGCTGGTCGGCCCCTCGAATAGCGAGTCCAGCTTGGTATACGCCGTTTCTCGGATGGCGCGGCGGGCGAGGGTGTTCTTCGGCACTTTGTACTCACCGCCGGCGGCGCGAATGGTGCGGCGCAGCTTGGTGACCTGGGCGACCGTCAGCCCTTTCGGAATTGCCACCAGGGCTACGGCCGCGCGCTGGAAGCGCTCCTGTAACTGGGCCACAGTGTCGGCTTTTTCTGCGCGATTCACTTCCGCCTCCTCACGCAGCCAGAGTGCGCGTCGCCAGCGGGTCGACTTTCACGCCCGGGCTCATGGTCGCTGACACGGCTACACTGACCAAGTAGTTGCCTTTGGCAGCGGCCGGTTTGGCTTTGATCAGGCTGCTCAGCAACGTCGAAGCATTTTCAAGCAATCGTTCGGGGCCGAAGGAACGCTTGCCGATGGGCACGTGAACGATCCCGGCTTTCTCGACCCGATACTCGACCTTGCCGGCCTTCAGCTCGCTGACGGCCTTGGCCACATCGAAGGTGACGGTACCCACTTTAGGGTTCGGCATCAGGCCGCGTGGCCCCAGCACCTTCCCGATACGTCCGACCAATCCCATCATATCGGGAGTCGCGATTGCCTTGTCGAATTCCAGCCAACCTTCTTCGCTGATCTTCTTCACCAGCTCTTCGCCGCCGACCACGTCGGCGCCGGCCTCGCGCGCCTCGCGTTCCTTCTCGCCCTTGGCGAAGACGGCCACGCGCACCGACTTGCCGGTGCCGTGCGGCAGCACCACGGTGCCGCGCACGTTCTGGTCGGCCTGGCGCGGATCGACCCCGAGTCGGACGGCCATTTCCACCGTTTCATCGAACTTGGGTGCCGGGCAACTCATCAGCACCTTGATCGCATCGGCCAGCGGGTACCGCTTACTCCGATCCACCAACTTGCTCGCCGCAACGAGACGCTTTCCGATTCTCGCCATTGCTGCTTCCTTTTGCTTACTCAACGACCTCGAGGCCCATACTGCGGGCCGCGCCCTCGACGGTCCGCATTGCGGCCTCGATGCTCTCCGCCGTCAGGTCGGGCATTTTGAGCTGAGCGATCTCGCGCACCTGAGCCCTAGTGACCTTGCCGACCTTCTTCTTATTCGGCTCACCCGAACCCTTTTCGATGCCGGCGGCGCGTTTGAGCAGAATCGCGGCCGGGGGCGTCTTGAGGATGAAGGTGAACGAGCGATCGGCGTAAACCGTAATGATGACGGGGATAACCAGCCCGGCTTGGGCCTGCGTCTGGGCGTTGAACGCCTTGCAGAACTCCATAATGTTGACGCCGCGCTGGCCGAGGGCCGGGCCCACCGGTGGGCTGGGGTTGGCCTGCCCGGCAGGAATCTGGAGCTTAATTTCCGCGATAACCTTCTTTGCCA contains these protein-coding regions:
- the rplL gene encoding 50S ribosomal protein L7/L12, coding for MSEAHEWSSEVKEIGDKIVALTLLKAQELGDYLKVNYGIEAAAAAVVAAGPAAAGGGAAAAEAPEKDEFTVVLSGAGDKKIQVIKVIRELTSLGLKEAKDLVDGAPKPVKEGVSKAQAEEMKKKIEEAGGTVELK
- the rplJ gene encoding 50S ribosomal protein L10, with product MNRAEKADTVAQLQERFQRAAVALVAIPKGLTVAQVTKLRRTIRAAGGEYKVPKNTLARRAIRETAYTKLDSLFEGPTSLVFGYSDPVAVTKALVKFVEESNAALAIKGGALEGQPMVAAQVKALATMPSIEALRARVVAMAKAPGARVVAAMKQPASRIAGAIEALVKQKQAEAGAAAPAAE
- a CDS encoding 50S ribosomal protein L1; this encodes MGKRLVAASKLVDRSKRYPLADAIKVLMSCPAPKFDETVEMAVRLGVDPRQADQNVRGTVVLPHGTGKSVRVAVFAKGEKEREAREAGADVVGGEELVKKISEEGWLEFDKAIATPDMMGLVGRIGKVLGPRGLMPNPKVGTVTFDVAKAVSELKAGKVEYRVEKAGIVHVPIGKRSFGPERLLENASTLLSSLIKAKPAAAKGNYLVSVAVSATMSPGVKVDPLATRTLAA
- the rplK gene encoding 50S ribosomal protein L11, yielding MAKKVIAEIKLQIPAGQANPSPPVGPALGQRGVNIMEFCKAFNAQTQAQAGLVIPVIITVYADRSFTFILKTPPAAILLKRAAGIEKGSGEPNKKKVGKVTRAQVREIAQLKMPDLTAESIEAAMRTVEGAARSMGLEVVE